A stretch of Xenopus laevis strain J_2021 chromosome 8S, Xenopus_laevis_v10.1, whole genome shotgun sequence DNA encodes these proteins:
- the sema3fl.S gene encoding uncharacterized protein LOC379639 isoform X1: MPVPVLFHRRSQAGDIMLVSALPSLLLLLLNLPPCVRTTQPPRVYLSYRDLMESRSARSFTFGFNTSDYRILLLDQDQDRMYVGSRDYVLSLDLGNVNREPLIIHWPAPLNRHKECLMAGRGRADECYNYLRVIQPLNRTHLYACGTGAYQPQCAVIYRGWRSEDYVFRIVPGSLESGKGRCPYDPKQENMATLIDGVLYAGVQVDYMGTDSAIFRTMGHKPPIRTEQYDSRWLNDPLFVGSLVVSESSFKEDDKLYILFRERSLEGENGPAVLSRIARVCLNDEGGLRSLVGKWTSYLKARLVCSVIGQDGVETSFDQLRDVFIQPTHNKQNPLIYGVFTTLGSVFRGSAVCVYSLADVRAVFNGPFAHKEGHGYQMTAYSGKTPYPRPGACAGGFSVPRNRSSRNFGEDVLRFVRTHPLMYSSVYPVNRRPLLLLSDASYTYTSIAVDKVPAADGEYTVLFLGTDRGTVQKVMILPRGIKETESITLEEVEVFKVPSPIRNLRISSKRHQLYVSSDVGVTQLSLHRCGRYGDSCADCCLARDPYCAWDGKGCVRYTPSPSRSRRQDVKHGDPLRQCRGYNTQVDRGILERLQIGVEGGSVFLQCDTHSPLESVTWLLQREDSQHRREVRLTSIDGGAVLRSVHASDAGVYTCTGTENGFRRSRGKIRLNVLPRDLLEKLTAVPTLAPMPAQCLPPRRPRPRPSQTERN; encoded by the exons ACCTCATGGAATCCCGCTCTGCACGCTCCTTTACTTTTGGCTTTAACACCAGCGACTACCGTATCCTTCTCCTGGATCAGGACCAGGACCGGATGTACGTGGGGAGCCGCGACTATGTGCTGTCTCTCGACCTCGGAAACGTCAATCGGGAACCCCTGATT attCATTGGCCGGCTCCACTAAACCGTCACAAGGAATGTCTCATGGCAGGGAGGGGACGAgca GACGAGTGCTACAATTACCTACGTGTCATTCAGCCACTGAACCGCACCCACCTCTATGCGTGTGGCACGGGAGCCTACCAACCACAATGTGCCGTTATCTACAGGGGTTGGAGATCTGAG GATTATGTGTTCCGGATTGTCCCCGGCTCACTGGAGTCAGGAAAGGGAAGGTGCCCTTATGACCCCAAGCAGGAAAACATGGCGACCCTAATAG ACGGTGTTCTGTATGCAGGAGTGCAGGTGGATTACATGGGGACGGACTCTGCTATTTTCCGGACAATGGGACACAAGCCTCCAATACGCACGGAGCAGTATGACTCGCGCTGGCTGAACG ACCCCTTATTCGTGGGGTCACTAGTGGTCTCAGAAAGCAGCTTTAAAGAGGACGACAAGCTGTACATCTTATTCCGGGAGAGGAGCTTGGAAGGAGAGAACGGTCCGGCGGTGCTGTCTCGTATCGCTCGCGTCTGCTTG AATGACGAGGGGGGCCTGCGGTCTCTGGTGGGAAAGTGGACTTCCTATCTCAAGGCCCGACTTGTGTGCTCCGTGATTGGCCAGGACGGCGTGGAGACATCATTTGATCAGCTCC GTGACGTCTTCATTCAGCCAACCCACAACAAACAGAACCCACTGATCTATGGAGTCTTCACTACACTGGG TTCCGTGTTCCGGGGCTCCGCTGTCTGCGTGTATTCTCTGGCTGATGTCCGTGCTGTTTTCAACGGGCCCTTCGCTCACAAGGAGGGACACGGGTACCAGATGACGGCATACTCTGGGAAAACTCCTTACCCTCGACCCGGAGCG TGTGCCGGCGGATTCTCTGTCCCCAGGAATCGATCCAGCAGAAATTTTGGGGAGGATGTTCTAAGATTTGTACGCACACACCCCCTTATGTACAGCTCTGTGTACCCAGTCAACCGCAGACCCCTCCTCCTGCTCTCAGATGCCTCCTACACCTACACCAGCATTGCTGTGGACAAAGTGCCCGCTGCTGATGGGGAGTATACCGTCCTGTTCCTGGGCACAG ACCGTGGTACTGTTCAGAAAGTGATGATCCTGCCCCGGGGCATCAAGGAAACAGAAAGTATCACTCTGGAGGAGGTGGAAGTGTTCAAG GTACCGTCTCCTATTAGAAATCTCCGGATATCATCAAAAAGG CACCAGCTCTATGTCTCGTCAGATGTTGGGGTCACTCAACTGTCTCTTCATCGATGCGGTCGTTATGGAGATTCCTGTGCAGACTGCTGCCTCGCCCGGGACCCATATTGTGCTTGGGATGGAAAGGGCTGTGTGCGGTACACCCCTTCACCCAGCAG GAGTCGGCGACAGGACGTTAAACATGGAGACCCGCTAAGGCAATGCAGAGGATACAATACACAAG TGGACCGAGGAATTTTAGAGCGGCTGCAGATCGGTGTTGAAGGAGGCAGCGTGTTCCTCCAGTGCGATACTCACTCTCCACTCGAGAGTGTCACTTGGTTGCTGCAGAGAGAGGACTCCCAGCATCGGAGAGAG GTGCGACTGACGAGCATCGATGGAGGTGCAGTGCTACGCTCTGTACATGCCAGCGACGCAGGGGTCTATACCTGCACGGGCACGGAGAATGGTTTCCGGCGGTCACGTGGCAAAATACGGCTCAATGTTTTGCCTCGGGACTTACTAGAAAAGCTAACAGCGGTGCCAACCCTTGCTCCAATGCCAGCACAGTGCCTGCCCCCACGCAGACCAAGACCACGGCCATCTCAGACAGAGCGTAACTGA
- the sema3fl.S gene encoding uncharacterized protein LOC379639 isoform X2, protein MLVSALPSLLLLLLNLPPCVRTTQPPRVYLSYRDLMESRSARSFTFGFNTSDYRILLLDQDQDRMYVGSRDYVLSLDLGNVNREPLIIHWPAPLNRHKECLMAGRGRADECYNYLRVIQPLNRTHLYACGTGAYQPQCAVIYRGWRSEDYVFRIVPGSLESGKGRCPYDPKQENMATLIDGVLYAGVQVDYMGTDSAIFRTMGHKPPIRTEQYDSRWLNDPLFVGSLVVSESSFKEDDKLYILFRERSLEGENGPAVLSRIARVCLNDEGGLRSLVGKWTSYLKARLVCSVIGQDGVETSFDQLRDVFIQPTHNKQNPLIYGVFTTLGSVFRGSAVCVYSLADVRAVFNGPFAHKEGHGYQMTAYSGKTPYPRPGACAGGFSVPRNRSSRNFGEDVLRFVRTHPLMYSSVYPVNRRPLLLLSDASYTYTSIAVDKVPAADGEYTVLFLGTDRGTVQKVMILPRGIKETESITLEEVEVFKVPSPIRNLRISSKRHQLYVSSDVGVTQLSLHRCGRYGDSCADCCLARDPYCAWDGKGCVRYTPSPSRRSRRQDVKHGDPLRQCRGYNTQVDRGILERLQIGVEGGSVFLQCDTHSPLESVTWLLQREDSQHRREVRLTSIDGGAVLRSVHASDAGVYTCTGTENGFRRSRGKIRLNVLPRDLLEKLTAVPTLAPMPAQCLPPRRPRPRPSQTERN, encoded by the exons ACCTCATGGAATCCCGCTCTGCACGCTCCTTTACTTTTGGCTTTAACACCAGCGACTACCGTATCCTTCTCCTGGATCAGGACCAGGACCGGATGTACGTGGGGAGCCGCGACTATGTGCTGTCTCTCGACCTCGGAAACGTCAATCGGGAACCCCTGATT attCATTGGCCGGCTCCACTAAACCGTCACAAGGAATGTCTCATGGCAGGGAGGGGACGAgca GACGAGTGCTACAATTACCTACGTGTCATTCAGCCACTGAACCGCACCCACCTCTATGCGTGTGGCACGGGAGCCTACCAACCACAATGTGCCGTTATCTACAGGGGTTGGAGATCTGAG GATTATGTGTTCCGGATTGTCCCCGGCTCACTGGAGTCAGGAAAGGGAAGGTGCCCTTATGACCCCAAGCAGGAAAACATGGCGACCCTAATAG ACGGTGTTCTGTATGCAGGAGTGCAGGTGGATTACATGGGGACGGACTCTGCTATTTTCCGGACAATGGGACACAAGCCTCCAATACGCACGGAGCAGTATGACTCGCGCTGGCTGAACG ACCCCTTATTCGTGGGGTCACTAGTGGTCTCAGAAAGCAGCTTTAAAGAGGACGACAAGCTGTACATCTTATTCCGGGAGAGGAGCTTGGAAGGAGAGAACGGTCCGGCGGTGCTGTCTCGTATCGCTCGCGTCTGCTTG AATGACGAGGGGGGCCTGCGGTCTCTGGTGGGAAAGTGGACTTCCTATCTCAAGGCCCGACTTGTGTGCTCCGTGATTGGCCAGGACGGCGTGGAGACATCATTTGATCAGCTCC GTGACGTCTTCATTCAGCCAACCCACAACAAACAGAACCCACTGATCTATGGAGTCTTCACTACACTGGG TTCCGTGTTCCGGGGCTCCGCTGTCTGCGTGTATTCTCTGGCTGATGTCCGTGCTGTTTTCAACGGGCCCTTCGCTCACAAGGAGGGACACGGGTACCAGATGACGGCATACTCTGGGAAAACTCCTTACCCTCGACCCGGAGCG TGTGCCGGCGGATTCTCTGTCCCCAGGAATCGATCCAGCAGAAATTTTGGGGAGGATGTTCTAAGATTTGTACGCACACACCCCCTTATGTACAGCTCTGTGTACCCAGTCAACCGCAGACCCCTCCTCCTGCTCTCAGATGCCTCCTACACCTACACCAGCATTGCTGTGGACAAAGTGCCCGCTGCTGATGGGGAGTATACCGTCCTGTTCCTGGGCACAG ACCGTGGTACTGTTCAGAAAGTGATGATCCTGCCCCGGGGCATCAAGGAAACAGAAAGTATCACTCTGGAGGAGGTGGAAGTGTTCAAG GTACCGTCTCCTATTAGAAATCTCCGGATATCATCAAAAAGG CACCAGCTCTATGTCTCGTCAGATGTTGGGGTCACTCAACTGTCTCTTCATCGATGCGGTCGTTATGGAGATTCCTGTGCAGACTGCTGCCTCGCCCGGGACCCATATTGTGCTTGGGATGGAAAGGGCTGTGTGCGGTACACCCCTTCACCCAGCAG AAGGAGTCGGCGACAGGACGTTAAACATGGAGACCCGCTAAGGCAATGCAGAGGATACAATACACAAG TGGACCGAGGAATTTTAGAGCGGCTGCAGATCGGTGTTGAAGGAGGCAGCGTGTTCCTCCAGTGCGATACTCACTCTCCACTCGAGAGTGTCACTTGGTTGCTGCAGAGAGAGGACTCCCAGCATCGGAGAGAG GTGCGACTGACGAGCATCGATGGAGGTGCAGTGCTACGCTCTGTACATGCCAGCGACGCAGGGGTCTATACCTGCACGGGCACGGAGAATGGTTTCCGGCGGTCACGTGGCAAAATACGGCTCAATGTTTTGCCTCGGGACTTACTAGAAAAGCTAACAGCGGTGCCAACCCTTGCTCCAATGCCAGCACAGTGCCTGCCCCCACGCAGACCAAGACCACGGCCATCTCAGACAGAGCGTAACTGA
- the sema3fl.S gene encoding uncharacterized protein LOC379639 precursor (The RefSeq protein has 2 substitutions compared to this genomic sequence), protein MLVSALPSLLLLLLNLPPCVRTTQPPRVYLSYRDLMESRSARSFTFGFNTSDYRILLLDQDQDRMYVGSRDYVLSLDLGNVNREPLIIHWPAPLNRHKECLMAGRGRVDECYNYLRVIQPLNRTHLYACGTGAYQPQCAVIYRGWRSEDYVFRIVPGSLESGKGRCPYDPKQENMATLIDGVLYAGVQVDYMGTDSAIFRTMGHKPPIRTEQYDSRWLNDPLFVGSLVVSESSFKEDDKLYILFRERSLEGENGPAVLSRIARVCLNDEGGLRSLVGKWTSYLKARLVCSVIGQDGVETSFDQLRDVFIQPTHNKQNPLIYGVFTTLGSVFRGSAVCVYSLADVRAVFNGPFTHKEGHGYQMTAYSGKTPYPRPGACAGGFSVPRNRSSRNFGEDVLRFVRTHPLMYSSVYPVNRRPLLLLSDASYTYTSIAVDKVPAADGEYTVLFLGTDRGTVQKVMILPRGIKETESITLEEVEVFKVPSPIRNLRISSKRHQLYVSSDVGVTQLSLHRCGRYGDSCADCCLARDPYCAWDGKGCVRYTPSPSRRSRRQDVKHGDPLRQCRGYNTQVDRGILERLQIGVEGGSVFLQCDTHSPLESVTWLLQREDSQHRREVRLTSIDGGAVLRSVHASDAGVYTCTGTENGFRRSRGKIRLNVLPRDLLEKLTAVPTLAPMPAQCLPPRRPRPRPSQTERN, encoded by the exons ACCTCATGGAATCCCGCTCTGCACGCTCCTTTACTTTTGGCTTTAACACCAGCGACTACCGTATCCTTCTCCTGGATCAGGACCAGGACCGGATGTACGTGGGGAGCCGCGACTATGTGCTGTCTCTCGACCTCGGAAACGTCAATCGGGAACCCCTGATT attCATTGGCCGGCTCCACTAAACCGTCACAAGGAATGTCTCATGGCAGGGAGGGGACGAgca GACGAGTGCTACAATTACCTACGTGTCATTCAGCCACTGAACCGCACCCACCTCTATGCGTGTGGCACGGGAGCCTACCAACCACAATGTGCCGTTATCTACAGGGGTTGGAGATCTGAG GATTATGTGTTCCGGATTGTCCCCGGCTCACTGGAGTCAGGAAAGGGAAGGTGCCCTTATGACCCCAAGCAGGAAAACATGGCGACCCTAATAG ACGGTGTTCTGTATGCAGGAGTGCAGGTGGATTACATGGGGACGGACTCTGCTATTTTCCGGACAATGGGACACAAGCCTCCAATACGCACGGAGCAGTATGACTCGCGCTGGCTGAACG ACCCCTTATTCGTGGGGTCACTAGTGGTCTCAGAAAGCAGCTTTAAAGAGGACGACAAGCTGTACATCTTATTCCGGGAGAGGAGCTTGGAAGGAGAGAACGGTCCGGCGGTGCTGTCTCGTATCGCTCGCGTCTGCTTG AATGACGAGGGGGGCCTGCGGTCTCTGGTGGGAAAGTGGACTTCCTATCTCAAGGCCCGACTTGTGTGCTCCGTGATTGGCCAGGACGGCGTGGAGACATCATTTGATCAGCTCC GTGACGTCTTCATTCAGCCAACCCACAACAAACAGAACCCACTGATCTATGGAGTCTTCACTACACTGGG TTCCGTGTTCCGGGGCTCCGCTGTCTGCGTGTATTCTCTGGCTGATGTCCGTGCTGTTTTCAACGGGCCCTTCGCTCACAAGGAGGGACACGGGTACCAGATGACGGCATACTCTGGGAAAACTCCTTACCCTCGACCCGGAGCG TGTGCCGGCGGATTCTCTGTCCCCAGGAATCGATCCAGCAGAAATTTTGGGGAGGATGTTCTAAGATTTGTACGCACACACCCCCTTATGTACAGCTCTGTGTACCCAGTCAACCGCAGACCCCTCCTCCTGCTCTCAGATGCCTCCTACACCTACACCAGCATTGCTGTGGACAAAGTGCCCGCTGCTGATGGGGAGTATACCGTCCTGTTCCTGGGCACAG ACCGTGGTACTGTTCAGAAAGTGATGATCCTGCCCCGGGGCATCAAGGAAACAGAAAGTATCACTCTGGAGGAGGTGGAAGTGTTCAAG GTACCGTCTCCTATTAGAAATCTCCGGATATCATCAAAAAGG CACCAGCTCTATGTCTCGTCAGATGTTGGGGTCACTCAACTGTCTCTTCATCGATGCGGTCGTTATGGAGATTCCTGTGCAGACTGCTGCCTCGCCCGGGACCCATATTGTGCTTGGGATGGAAAGGGCTGTGTGCGGTACACCCCTTCACCCAGCAG AAGGAGTCGGCGACAGGACGTTAAACATGGAGACCCGCTAAGGCAATGCAGAGGATACAATACACAAG TGGACCGAGGAATTTTAGAGCGGCTGCAGATCGGTGTTGAAGGAGGCAGCGTGTTCCTCCAGTGCGATACTCACTCTCCACTCGAGAGTGTCACTTGGTTGCTGCAGAGAGAGGACTCCCAGCATCGGAGAGAG GTGCGACTGACGAGCATCGATGGAGGTGCAGTGCTACGCTCTGTACATGCCAGCGACGCAGGGGTCTATACCTGCACGGGCACGGAGAATGGTTTCCGGCGGTCACGTGGCAAAATACGGCTCAATGTTTTGCCTCGGGACTTACTAGAAAAGCTAACAGCGGTGCCAACCCTTGCTCCAATGCCAGCACAGTGCCTGCCCCCACGCAGACCAAGACCACGGCCATCTCAGACAGAGCGTAACTGA